A genome region from Synergistaceae bacterium includes the following:
- a CDS encoding diguanylate cyclase, whose translation MLKFYHALLFSSVLPPETSTFIDETQTMKEITTALLGLREVLQMARKGDFSYKIQFKGFMGGALKALQANLSHVAWLTRRVADGDLSQRMDFMGDFSDSFNSMVEQLSTTLDALRHKQESLTALTEELQQEVEARKHTEQRLRVEKERWKLAVQCSRDGIWEINLKNQTLPYYSQRLAELTKFRLEDIPGVHDWPKLFHPDDQEILQLYRSFFLDENPPGYFELDHKLLCADGVYRWFQTRGMVLKDLITQEPTRIIGVTADIQDRKEREEFFSHRATHDALTELPNRIFFDEHLKNSIEYAKRNGTHLAVIMVDLDKFKSVNDTLGHLAGDTLLVEVAQRLQKNLRESDMVSRFGGDEFAMILAFGKDEWQSITKLLTRTMASLKKPMILKDKEITISASFGISICPDDGDHPQQLMMRADEALYYAKATGRNACAFWKTNKRYHVIRFESGMLKKHDLTSS comes from the coding sequence GTGCTGAAGTTTTATCATGCGCTTTTGTTTTCTTCGGTTTTGCCACCCGAAACTTCTACCTTCATCGATGAAACTCAAACGATGAAAGAGATAACGACTGCTCTCCTGGGACTTCGTGAAGTTCTACAAATGGCTCGCAAGGGTGATTTTTCTTATAAAATCCAATTCAAAGGTTTTATGGGAGGGGCGCTAAAGGCCCTTCAGGCAAATTTGAGTCATGTGGCGTGGTTGACGCGCCGGGTCGCGGATGGAGACTTGAGTCAGCGTATGGATTTCATGGGAGATTTTTCGGATTCCTTCAACTCAATGGTCGAGCAGCTCTCGACCACTCTGGACGCGTTGAGACATAAACAGGAAAGTTTGACGGCTTTGACGGAAGAGCTGCAACAGGAAGTGGAGGCGCGCAAACACACAGAACAGCGCCTCCGAGTGGAAAAGGAACGATGGAAACTAGCGGTTCAGTGCAGTCGGGATGGAATTTGGGAAATCAATCTGAAAAACCAAACTCTTCCTTATTATTCTCAGCGCCTGGCTGAACTGACGAAATTTCGATTGGAAGACATCCCCGGCGTTCACGATTGGCCGAAACTCTTTCACCCGGACGACCAAGAAATATTGCAACTGTACCGGAGTTTTTTTCTCGACGAAAATCCTCCGGGGTATTTCGAACTCGACCACAAACTCCTTTGCGCCGATGGCGTTTACCGCTGGTTCCAGACGCGGGGGATGGTACTCAAAGACCTCATTACCCAGGAACCCACGCGGATCATCGGAGTTACGGCCGATATTCAGGACCGAAAAGAACGCGAGGAGTTTTTTTCGCACCGGGCTACCCACGACGCTTTGACGGAATTGCCAAATAGGATATTTTTCGACGAACATTTGAAGAACAGCATTGAATACGCAAAACGAAACGGAACGCACCTGGCCGTTATCATGGTAGATTTGGACAAGTTCAAGTCCGTCAACGATACCCTAGGACATCTCGCGGGCGATACTCTGTTGGTGGAAGTGGCGCAGCGCCTCCAGAAAAATCTGAGAGAAAGCGACATGGTCTCCCGCTTCGGAGGAGATGAATTTGCCATGATTCTGGCTTTTGGGAAGGATGAGTGGCAGAGTATCACAAAACTTTTAACCCGCACAATGGCGTCTTTAAAAAAACCCATGATCTTGAAAGACAAAGAAATTACCATTAGCGCGTCTTTTGGTATCAGTATCTGCCCCGATGACGGAGATCATCCCCAACAGCTCATGATGCGTGCCGACGAGGCTCTCTATTACGCCAAAGCCACAGGGCGCAATGCCTGCGCTTTCTGGAAAACCAACAAGCGGTATCACGTCATTCGTTTTGAAAGCGGAATGCTCAAAAAACATGATCTTACGTCATCTTAG
- a CDS encoding 4-vinyl reductase, with product MEERKYAFSWDLLGNLEVGRPNLGNSTRVEIYRLMQFTLRDIIEARFGTEEADKVFYEAGKKAGIAFSEHFLAGNNDVGDFVKKLQSVLKEMKIGVLRVESMTDGAEKIILTVDEDLDCAGLPEMDYEICVYDEGFIAGILENFSGKQYIVKEIDCWCTGDRTCRFTADRAAD from the coding sequence ATGGAGGAAAGAAAATATGCTTTTTCGTGGGACCTTCTTGGCAATCTCGAAGTGGGACGTCCGAATTTAGGAAATTCTACGCGCGTCGAGATCTATCGCCTGATGCAGTTTACGTTGCGAGACATTATCGAAGCCAGATTCGGGACGGAAGAGGCGGACAAGGTTTTTTACGAAGCGGGAAAAAAGGCGGGCATCGCCTTTTCCGAACACTTTTTGGCAGGAAACAATGATGTTGGAGACTTTGTTAAAAAATTGCAAAGCGTTTTGAAAGAGATGAAAATTGGCGTTTTGCGTGTTGAGTCCATGACGGACGGGGCGGAAAAAATCATTCTTACCGTCGATGAAGACTTGGATTGCGCTGGATTGCCGGAAATGGACTATGAAATCTGCGTTTATGACGAGGGTTTCATTGCGGGTATTCTCGAAAATTTTTCGGGAAAACAATATATTGTAAAGGAAATAGACTGCTGGTGCACAGGAGATCGCACGTGCCGCTTCACGGCGGATAGAGCTGCCGACTAA
- a CDS encoding cdisaccharide synthetase, translating into MKVSILTNGPGELWGWARPVVMELRRRGHSVSLWLLPCQFASGSERTVASRLGVDKLEGPSGSAWTWRALGQEKTDCVLQLGGDLLFGRRIANCAGAPLISYAYGFKKGMEHARVFTAYFYMAENIDMRLKTPKAQPIGDLVKDSLALDTGTFKWDEEKDDEKEHGEEEKEEEKEEEKNAPPRLLIFPGSRPNIRRLSLGWLQAVLRHLRVQLGQIQVGALFSPFVPENEFSVWANAGLNPLRAGAGVVMRSADYALTQPGTNVLEMMHCGLPALVAAPMNFLRTVPISGIGGFLSGVPLMGSWLKEQAIRRNLERYNGFISWPNRIANQMLLDEATGNIAPNELAARIAASLQDKEKLSRVRKELLALSGPQGAASRLCDAVEENQPQESS; encoded by the coding sequence ATGAAGGTCTCTATCTTGACCAATGGTCCCGGAGAGCTTTGGGGTTGGGCTCGGCCTGTCGTTATGGAGTTGCGCCGGCGAGGGCATTCTGTTTCTTTATGGTTGCTCCCTTGCCAATTCGCTTCGGGATCCGAGCGAACCGTAGCCTCCCGGCTGGGCGTCGATAAGCTGGAGGGGCCCAGCGGAAGCGCGTGGACGTGGCGTGCTTTGGGGCAGGAAAAAACGGACTGTGTCCTGCAATTGGGGGGAGACTTGCTCTTCGGACGCCGAATCGCCAATTGCGCGGGGGCTCCGTTGATCAGTTACGCCTATGGGTTCAAAAAAGGCATGGAGCACGCCAGGGTTTTCACCGCCTACTTTTATATGGCGGAGAATATCGACATGCGCCTTAAAACGCCAAAAGCGCAACCCATCGGAGATTTGGTTAAGGATTCTCTGGCCCTCGACACGGGAACGTTCAAGTGGGACGAAGAAAAAGATGACGAAAAGGAGCATGGCGAAGAGGAAAAAGAAGAGGAAAAAGAAGAGGAAAAAAACGCTCCCCCGCGGTTGTTAATTTTCCCCGGAAGCCGGCCGAACATCCGGCGACTGTCTCTGGGGTGGCTTCAGGCCGTTCTTCGGCACTTGCGGGTTCAGCTTGGCCAGATTCAGGTCGGCGCCCTTTTTTCGCCCTTTGTTCCGGAGAATGAGTTTTCCGTTTGGGCCAACGCGGGATTGAACCCCCTGAGAGCCGGCGCGGGAGTGGTGATGAGAAGCGCGGACTATGCCTTGACCCAACCAGGAACCAACGTTCTCGAAATGATGCACTGTGGTTTACCCGCCCTGGTCGCCGCCCCTATGAATTTTCTGAGAACCGTCCCCATATCTGGGATCGGTGGGTTTTTGTCGGGGGTACCCTTGATGGGTTCATGGCTCAAGGAACAGGCCATACGCAGAAATTTGGAGCGCTACAACGGGTTCATCTCCTGGCCGAACCGGATCGCGAACCAGATGCTTCTGGACGAGGCGACGGGCAATATCGCTCCCAATGAGCTGGCTGCTCGAATCGCGGCGTCTCTGCAAGACAAGGAAAAACTTTCTCGCGTCCGTAAAGAGCTTCTGGCGCTTTCCGGGCCGCAAGGCGCTGCCTCCCGCCTGTGCGACGCTGTGGAAGAGAACCAGCCTCAAGAGAGCTCATGA
- a CDS encoding lipid-A-disaccharide synthase, whose protein sequence is MSIFMSCGEVSGDLYASDLIREFLRSRGDAQEIWGMMGPRGVKAGGEAIWSYEELKLMGITEVIPAIPRILKLRDRIVNEVLRRDPAAVVVVDSPDFHLGLVKKLRRVGYRGLTVCLVTPTVWAWRRGRTRILRNDFDLCLPLFSFEHDFLTARGVHSQWAAHPLVSDLAGHTVPEELSRRYRGERVIALMAGSRRYDIKYHIDCLLGTARILGEQGFLPVFSVAPGLSEPLRRELLERVAGFERWEGEGRDLMAVSEAVAGVSGTVAVEAMLMRCFMVVIYDVNLLSWLILRTLVRVPYISIPNYLTDRPVYPELLRTAARPERIVHELLAYLDDPAEKAEIDRRLEIAQNAMGAVNAAAFWARVIEEAIIKKRVVDILVYDVPEGVKKP, encoded by the coding sequence ATGTCAATCTTTATGAGTTGTGGAGAAGTCAGCGGAGACCTCTACGCCTCCGATCTGATCCGGGAGTTTTTACGGTCGCGGGGCGACGCTCAGGAAATTTGGGGCATGATGGGGCCTCGGGGCGTGAAGGCGGGTGGAGAAGCCATCTGGAGCTACGAAGAGCTGAAACTCATGGGAATTACGGAGGTCATTCCGGCTATTCCGCGCATCTTGAAGCTGCGCGACCGGATCGTGAACGAAGTCCTTCGGCGCGATCCAGCCGCGGTTGTGGTGGTGGACAGCCCCGATTTTCACCTGGGTCTTGTCAAAAAACTTCGGCGAGTCGGCTATCGAGGACTCACGGTATGCCTGGTCACGCCCACGGTATGGGCATGGCGCAGGGGTCGAACTCGAATCCTTCGGAACGACTTCGACCTCTGTCTTCCGCTTTTTTCTTTTGAACATGACTTTCTGACCGCGCGGGGCGTCCACTCCCAATGGGCAGCCCATCCTCTCGTCTCGGACCTAGCGGGCCATACCGTGCCGGAGGAGCTATCGAGGCGCTATCGTGGCGAGCGTGTGATCGCGTTGATGGCGGGCAGCCGCCGCTATGACATAAAATATCACATCGACTGTCTGCTGGGAACGGCTAGGATCCTTGGGGAGCAGGGATTCTTGCCAGTTTTTTCCGTGGCGCCGGGCCTCTCCGAGCCTTTGCGTCGAGAACTACTGGAACGCGTCGCGGGGTTTGAGCGATGGGAAGGAGAAGGGCGTGACCTGATGGCGGTCTCGGAGGCCGTGGCGGGCGTCAGTGGAACGGTGGCCGTGGAGGCGATGCTCATGCGGTGTTTTATGGTGGTGATTTACGACGTGAACCTGCTTTCGTGGCTTATCTTGCGTACTCTCGTCCGCGTTCCCTATATTTCTATCCCTAATTATCTGACCGACCGCCCCGTCTACCCTGAGCTTTTGAGGACCGCCGCGCGGCCGGAGCGCATTGTACATGAATTGCTCGCCTACCTGGACGATCCCGCCGAAAAGGCGGAGATTGATCGACGCTTGGAGATAGCTCAAAATGCCATGGGCGCTGTTAATGCCGCAGCGTTTTGGGCGCGCGTGATCGAGGAAGCGATAATAAAAAAACGCGTCGTTGATATTTTGGTTTATGATGTGCCGGAAGGAGTGAAAAAGCCATGA
- the lpxI gene encoding UDP-2,3-diacylglucosamine diphosphatase LpxI (LpxI, functionally equivalent to LpxH, replaces it in LPS biosynthesis in a minority of bacteria.), with product MSPANMLDTKSAIIAGEGLLPVEIAKRLASQGLTPLVLTLRDDGQVFKGISDPLVRLRYPSLSRVIKEIRRHGAQNVILAGQVPKKLIYVPALFDPLILKLLARTRRDDHSLLAAVVNVLEEEGITVSPYWHILPECLASEGALGHRRPTADEVRDFEYGMMVLKVTLPCSFGQALIVADGAVVAVEAMEGTDAVIRRAGELVPKGVLVKMMRADQDSRYDIPTVGPETIENMAQAGLTCLAVEANRTLIIDVEKTFALAKRYNIALWGLPCQSL from the coding sequence ATGTCTCCGGCGAACATGCTAGACACCAAGAGCGCCATCATCGCGGGCGAAGGACTTCTTCCCGTCGAGATCGCCAAGCGTTTGGCATCACAAGGTCTTACCCCTCTTGTTCTTACCTTGCGCGATGACGGGCAGGTTTTCAAAGGCATCTCCGACCCGCTGGTGCGCCTGCGCTATCCCAGCCTGAGCCGAGTGATAAAGGAGATTCGGCGGCATGGGGCTCAAAACGTCATTTTAGCGGGCCAGGTTCCCAAAAAGCTCATTTACGTTCCGGCTTTATTCGACCCCCTCATCCTGAAGCTCCTGGCGAGAACTAGACGGGATGATCACTCGTTGTTGGCGGCTGTGGTCAATGTTTTGGAGGAAGAAGGCATTACGGTGTCACCCTACTGGCATATTTTGCCCGAATGCTTAGCTTCCGAGGGGGCATTGGGCCATCGGAGGCCCACGGCAGACGAGGTCCGAGACTTCGAATACGGCATGATGGTGCTAAAGGTGACACTGCCCTGCTCTTTCGGTCAGGCCCTGATAGTGGCGGATGGCGCCGTGGTGGCCGTGGAGGCAATGGAGGGCACGGACGCCGTCATACGGCGAGCTGGAGAACTGGTTCCCAAAGGCGTGTTGGTCAAGATGATGCGGGCAGATCAGGATTCCCGATACGATATTCCCACGGTGGGGCCGGAAACCATCGAAAACATGGCTCAAGCGGGGTTGACCTGTCTGGCTGTGGAAGCAAACCGGACGTTGATCATCGATGTAGAAAAAACTTTCGCTTTGGCAAAGCGTTACAACATCGCTCTGTGGGGCTTACCATGTCAATCTTTATGA
- a CDS encoding LptF/LptG family permease — MKSFPGLRTLDRFVLGEISGPFVFGVLIFTMIFVAGDLLFQAAKLMIERGISLGVVVRLFLYRLPEVVGMTLPMSCLLSTLLGMTRLSGNSELIALKSLGVSFYRILRPIMWASFLVAGGALLFNETVVPFTTHAAENLMRYEILKNQASALQEKVFLRDESDGELRRVIYLDHLDVDKGIMSGVMFHEFEDGRLVRTSLAQSGTWKGGEWWIENGRVFEVLERGEVRLLFRFERQRLALNLSPQQLQRTSRRPVDMSARELWEYIEQARMGGTNLSQLWVLFHLKLAVPWACVIMALLGASFGASRQGRSGSGIGFGISVIFVFAYYVVMSLCRALGEAGNMSPALAAWLPNGLFLAAGLFFSRRVD; from the coding sequence ATGAAGTCGTTTCCAGGATTGCGCACTTTAGATCGTTTCGTGTTGGGGGAGATATCGGGTCCCTTCGTCTTTGGAGTGCTCATTTTTACCATGATTTTCGTGGCTGGCGACCTCCTTTTTCAAGCGGCGAAACTGATGATCGAAAGAGGTATTTCCCTGGGGGTCGTTGTGCGGCTTTTTCTCTATCGTTTGCCCGAGGTGGTGGGAATGACTTTACCCATGTCCTGCCTTCTTTCGACGCTTTTGGGTATGACACGACTTTCAGGCAACAGCGAACTGATCGCCCTCAAATCCCTGGGGGTGTCCTTCTATCGGATACTGCGCCCGATCATGTGGGCCTCTTTCTTGGTGGCCGGGGGGGCGCTCCTCTTTAACGAAACCGTCGTACCCTTCACTACTCATGCCGCCGAGAATCTCATGAGATACGAGATCCTGAAAAATCAAGCCTCTGCCCTCCAGGAAAAGGTTTTTTTACGCGATGAGAGTGACGGAGAGTTACGGCGCGTTATTTATCTTGATCACCTGGATGTGGACAAGGGCATCATGAGTGGTGTCATGTTTCATGAGTTCGAGGACGGGCGCCTGGTCCGCACGTCTTTAGCCCAGAGCGGGACATGGAAAGGCGGCGAGTGGTGGATCGAGAATGGTCGGGTCTTCGAGGTTTTGGAAAGAGGAGAGGTTCGTCTGCTTTTTCGCTTCGAGCGGCAGAGACTGGCGTTGAACCTTTCACCCCAGCAACTTCAGCGCACGTCCAGGCGTCCCGTGGACATGAGCGCTCGCGAACTTTGGGAGTACATCGAACAAGCACGTATGGGAGGGACTAACCTTTCTCAGCTCTGGGTTCTTTTTCACCTGAAGCTGGCCGTGCCTTGGGCTTGTGTCATCATGGCTCTTCTGGGGGCTAGTTTCGGGGCCTCTCGCCAGGGACGATCTGGTTCGGGGATCGGGTTCGGGATTAGCGTCATCTTCGTCTTCGCCTACTATGTGGTCATGTCCCTTTGCCGTGCCCTGGGAGAAGCGGGAAATATGTCTCCGGCGCTGGCTGCCTGGCTTCCGAATGGTCTTTTTCTAGCGGCGGGGCTTTTCTTCTCACGGAGGGTCGATTGA
- a CDS encoding J domain-containing protein, with the protein MNMENMEKCYTLLGVLPTATAEKIEDAYQNKKREYVIDRFEQGTLEWVRAFATLKELDTAYDNAIMATFVPIQAFSGPMPKIATPQDGVAKPWLAETPHEPSQAQVNQKSAEIQTPVQPAPPQVQVRLQEASLLQTSVEAPSQTQPAKVAPSFPSQQIPSFFSDPELEGLVEEVPASFSDAELLNMDITQLRQSYAPQEQEEENEFFTLGIQDRLLRYYVKSYLLFAFFELIMRLSLGAKWVGALDMEFMKKIVMSSPSTLTWIVSAFISTTRLFCCALPLPIVTRFFFLAQPAENNATHGMLVFLSLVAAIGLYFLTGFLFEFLPISWDGTGMNFAFIAPVLCWGTMRYEDR; encoded by the coding sequence TTGAACATGGAGAACATGGAAAAGTGTTATACTTTGTTGGGGGTTCTGCCAACCGCGACCGCCGAGAAAATAGAGGATGCTTACCAAAACAAAAAACGCGAATACGTAATAGATCGCTTCGAGCAGGGGACTCTGGAATGGGTGCGTGCTTTTGCGACGCTAAAAGAACTGGATACGGCCTATGATAACGCGATTATGGCGACTTTCGTTCCGATACAAGCTTTTTCTGGCCCCATGCCTAAAATCGCGACCCCACAAGACGGTGTGGCAAAGCCATGGCTGGCGGAAACGCCTCATGAACCTTCGCAGGCTCAGGTAAACCAAAAGTCCGCGGAGATCCAGACTCCAGTTCAGCCTGCGCCTCCGCAAGTCCAAGTTCGGCTTCAGGAGGCTTCGCTCTTGCAGACGTCTGTAGAGGCGCCGTCACAGACTCAACCCGCGAAGGTGGCTCCTTCATTTCCCTCTCAGCAGATTCCGTCGTTTTTTTCAGATCCCGAACTGGAGGGTCTGGTGGAGGAAGTACCCGCCTCTTTCTCCGACGCGGAACTGTTGAATATGGATATCACGCAGTTGAGGCAAAGTTACGCTCCACAGGAACAGGAAGAAGAAAACGAGTTTTTCACCTTGGGGATTCAGGATCGCCTTTTACGCTATTACGTGAAAAGCTATTTGTTGTTCGCATTCTTCGAATTGATCATGCGTCTTTCTTTGGGAGCGAAATGGGTGGGCGCGCTGGATATGGAATTCATGAAAAAGATCGTGATGTCGTCTCCTTCTACGCTTACGTGGATTGTGTCGGCTTTTATCTCCACGACGCGCCTTTTTTGCTGCGCTCTCCCCCTGCCGATTGTTACACGTTTTTTTTTCCTGGCTCAACCCGCGGAAAACAATGCGACGCATGGGATGCTTGTCTTTTTGTCTCTTGTCGCCGCTATTGGCCTCTATTTCTTGACGGGCTTTCTGTTCGAGTTTCTTCCCATTTCCTGGGACGGTACCGGAATGAACTTCGCGTTTATCGCTCCCGTCCTATGCTGGGGAACGATGCGGTATGAGGATCGTTAA